A window of the bacterium genome harbors these coding sequences:
- the bamD gene encoding outer membrane protein assembly factor BamD — protein MQATRPTPRWPLLILAAGLAAALAGCGYTNPHPAGSYERALAYADRGKHREAVDAYTAFLRRSPTDSLAARAQLEKARSYFATEEYPLAAVELQILRQEYPNSELVEEALFEEARSHLLQVGGVQRDITPAREARVLFRSFLQTYPASTRADAARAHLVEISDVLALKQLGVVEVYSQLHKPDAMAVTLDRLIAEEPETQHRDRILMDRARLALRRDEAPRAREVLEMLLRERPDSRLAPEARRLLDGLPAAAP, from the coding sequence GTGCAGGCAACCCGTCCCACGCCGAGATGGCCGCTCCTGATCCTGGCGGCCGGCCTGGCCGCCGCGCTCGCCGGCTGCGGCTACACCAACCCCCATCCCGCCGGCTCCTACGAGCGCGCGCTGGCTTACGCCGACCGCGGCAAGCACCGCGAGGCCGTCGACGCCTACACCGCGTTCCTGCGCCGCAGCCCGACCGACAGCCTGGCCGCGCGCGCCCAGCTGGAGAAGGCCAGGTCCTACTTCGCCACCGAGGAGTACCCCCTCGCCGCGGTCGAGCTGCAGATCCTGCGCCAGGAGTACCCCAACAGCGAGCTGGTGGAGGAGGCCCTGTTCGAGGAGGCCCGCTCGCACCTGCTCCAGGTGGGCGGCGTGCAGCGCGACATCACGCCGGCCCGCGAGGCCCGGGTGCTGTTCCGCAGCTTCCTGCAGACCTACCCCGCTTCGACGCGGGCCGACGCGGCCCGCGCCCACCTCGTGGAGATCAGCGACGTGCTGGCGCTCAAGCAGCTCGGCGTGGTCGAGGTCTACAGCCAGCTGCACAAGCCCGACGCGATGGCGGTCACCCTCGACCGGCTCATCGCCGAGGAGCCGGAAACGCAGCACCGCGACCGGATCCTGATGGACCGCGCCCGCCTCGCGCTGCGCCGGGACGAGGCGCCGCGGGCCCGCGAAGTCCTGGAGATGCTGCTGCGCGAGCGCCCCGACAGCCGCCTCGCGCCCGAAGCGCGCCGGCTGCTCGACGGCTTGCCGGCCGCCGCGCCGTGA